A single Pan troglodytes isolate AG18354 chromosome 19, NHGRI_mPanTro3-v2.0_pri, whole genome shotgun sequence DNA region contains:
- the KRT34 gene encoding keratin, type I cuticular Ha4: protein MSYSCCLPSLGCRTSCSSRPCVPPSCHGYTLPGACNIPANVSNCNWFCEGSFNGSEKETMQFLNDRLASYLEKVRQLERDNAELEKLIQERSQQQEPLLCPSYQSYFKTIEELQQKILCAKAENARLVVNIDNAKLASDDFRSKYQTEQSLRLLVESDINSIRRILDELTLCKSDLESQVESLREELICLKKNHEEEVNTLRSQLGDRLNVEVDTAPTVDLNQVLNETRSQYEALVETNRREVEQWFATQTEELNKQVVSSSEQLQSYQAEIIELRRTVNALEIELQAQHNLRDSLENTLTESEARYSSQLSQVQRLITNVESQLAEIRSDLERQNQEYQVLLDVRARLECEINTYRSLLESEDCKLPCNPCATTNASGNSCGPCGTSQKGCCN from the exons ATGTCTTACAGTTGTTGCCTGCCCAGCCTGGGCTGCCGCACCAGCTGCTCCTCCCGGCCCTGCGTGCCCCCCAGCTGCCACGGCTACACCCTGCCTGGGGCCTGCAACATCCCCGCCAATGTGAGCAACTGCAACTGGTTCTGCGAGGGCTCCTTCAATGGCAGCGAGAAGGAGACCATGCAGTTCCTGAACGACCGCCTGGCCAGCTACCTGGAGAAGGTGCGTCAGCTGGAGCGGGACAACGCGGAGCTGGAGAAACTCATCCAGGAGCGGTCCCAGCAGCAGGAGCCCTTGCTGTGCCCCAGCTACCAGTCCTACTTCAAGACCATTGAGGAGCTCCAGCAGAAG ATTCTGTGTGCCAAGGCTGAGAATGCCAGGCTGGTGGTGAACATTGACAATGCCAAGCTGGCCTCTGACGACTTCAGAAGCAA GTACCAGACGGAGCAGTCCCTGAGGCTGTTGGTGGAGTCGGACATCAACAGCATACGCAGGATCCTGGATGAGCTGACCCTCTGCAAGTCTGACCTGGAGTCCCAGGTGGAGTCCCTGAGGGAGGAGCTGATCTGTTTGAAGAAGAACCATGAGGAG GAGGTTAACACCCTGCGCTCCCAGCTTGGAGACCGCCTCAACGTGGAGGTGGACACTGCCCCCACTGTGGACCTGAACCAGGTCCTGAACGAGACCAGGAGTCAGTATGAGGCTCTGGTGGAAACTAACCGCAGGGAAGTGGAGCAATGGTTCGCCACGCAG ACCGAGGAGCTGAACAAGCAGGTGGTATCCAGCTCAGAGCAGCTGCAGTCCTACCAGGCGGAGATCATCGAGCTGAGACGCACGGTCAATGCCCTGGAGATCGAGCTGCAGGCCCAGCACAACCTG CGAGACTCTCTGGAAAACACGCTGACGGAGAGCGAGGCCCGCTACAGCTCCCAGCTGTCCCAGGTGCAGAGACTGATCACCAACGTGGAGTCCCAGCTGGCGGAGATCCGCAGTGACCTGGAGCGGCAGAACCAGGAGTACCAGGTGCTGCTGGATGTGCGTGCCCGGCTGGAGTGTGAGATTAACACGTACCGGAGCCTCCTGGAGAGTGAGGACTGCAA GCTCCCCTGCAACCCATGCGCCACCACCAATGCTAGTGGCAACTCCTGTGGACCCTGTGGCACCTCTCAAAAGGGTTGCTGTAATTGA
- the KRT33B gene encoding keratin, type I cuticular Ha3-II isoform X1: MPYNFCLPSLSCRTSCSSRPCVPPSCHGYTLPGACNIPANVSNCNWFCEGSFNGSEKETMQFLNDRLASYLEKVHQLERDNAELENLIRERSQQQEPLLCPSYQSYFKTIEELQQKILCSKSENARLVVQIDNAKLAADDFRTKYQTEQSLRQLVESDINSLRRILDELTLCRSDLEAQMESLKEELLSLKQNHEQEVNTLRCQLGDRLNVEVDAAPAVDLNQVLNETRSQYEALVETNRREVEQWFATQTEELNKQVVSSSEQLQSYQAEIIELRRTVNALEIELQAQHNLRDSLENTLTESEARYSSQLSQVQRLITNVESQLAEIRSDLERQNQEYQVLLDVRARLECEINTYRSLLESEDCKLPSNPCATTNACEKPIGSCVTNPCGPRSCCGPCNTFGY; this comes from the exons ATGCCCTACAACTTCTGCCTGCCCAGCCTGAGCTGCCGCACCAGCTGCTCCTCCCGGCCCTGCGTGCCCCCCAGCTGCCACGGCTACACCCTGCCCGGGGCCTGCAACATCCCCGCCAATGTGAGCAACTGCAACTGGTTCTGCGAGGGCTCCTTCAATGGCAGCGAGAAGGAGACCATGCAGTTCCTGAACGACCGCCTGGCCAGCTACCTGGAGAAGGTGCATCAGCTGGAGCGGGACAACGCGGAGCTGGAGAACCTCATCCGGGAGCGGTCTCAGCAGCAGGAGCCCTTGCTGTGCCCCAGCTACCAGTCCTACTTCAAGACCATTGAGGAGCTCCAGCAGAAG ATCCTGTGCAGCAAGTCTGAGAATGCCAGGCTGGTGGTGCAGATCGACAATGCCAAGCTGGCTGCAGATGACTTCAGAACCAA GTACCAGACGGAGCAGTCCCTGCGGCAGCTGGTGGAGTCCGACATCAACAGCCTGCGCAGGATTCTGGATGAGCTGACCCTGTGCAGGTCTGACCTGGAGGCCCAGATGGAGTCCCTGAAGGAGGAGCTGCTGTCCCTCAAGCAGAACCATGAGCAG GAAGTCAACACCTTGCGCTGCCAGCTTGGAGACCGCCTCAACGTGGAGGTGGACGCTGCTCCCGCTGTGGACCTGAACCAGGTCCTGAACGAGACCAGGAGTCAGTATGAGGCCCTGGTGGAAACCAACCGCAGAGAAGTGGAGCAATGGTTCGCCACGCAG ACCGAGGAGCTGAACAAGCAGGTGGTATCCAGCTCGGAGCAGCTGCAGTCCTACCAGGCGGAGATCATCGAGCTGAGACGCACGGTCAATGCCCTGGAGATTGAGTTGCAGGCCCAGCACAACCTG CGAGACTCTCTGGAAAACACGCTGACGGAGAGCGAGGCCCGCTACAGCTCCCAGCTGTCCCAGGTGCAGAGACTGATCACCAACGTGGAGTCCCAGCTGGCGGAGATCCGCAGTGACCTGGAGCGGCAGAACCAGGAGTATCAGGTGCTGCTGGACGTGCGGGCGCGGCTGGAGTGCGAGATCAACACGTACCGGAGCCTGCTGGAGAGCGAGGACTGCAA GCTGCCCTCCAACCCCTGCGCCACCACCAATGCATGTGAAAAGCCCATTGGATCCTGTGTCACCAATCCTTGTGGTCCTCGTTCCTGCTGTGGGCCTTGCAACACCTTTGGGTACTAG
- the KRT33B gene encoding keratin, type I cuticular Ha3-II isoform X2 codes for MPYNFCLPSLSCRTSCSSRPCVPPSCHGYTLPGACNIPANVSNCNWFCEGSFNGSEKETMQFLNDRLASYLEKVHQLERDNAELENLIRERSQQQEPLLCPSYQSYFKTIEELQQKILCSKSENARLVVQIDNAKLAADDFRTKYQTEQSLRQLVESDINSLRRILDELTLCRSDLEAQMESLKEELLSLKQNHEQEVNTLRCQLGDRLNVEVDAAPAVDLNQVLNETRSQYEALVETNRREVEQWFATQTEELNKQVVSSSEQLQSYQAEIIELRRTVNALEIELQAQHNLVYSLENTLTESEARYSSQLSQVQRLITNVESQLAEIRSDLERQNQEYQVLLDVRARLECEINTYRSLLESEDCKLPSNPCATTNACEKPIGSCVTNPCGPRSCCGPCNTFGY; via the exons ATGCCCTACAACTTCTGCCTGCCCAGCCTGAGCTGCCGCACCAGCTGCTCCTCCCGGCCCTGCGTGCCCCCCAGCTGCCACGGCTACACCCTGCCCGGGGCCTGCAACATCCCCGCCAATGTGAGCAACTGCAACTGGTTCTGCGAGGGCTCCTTCAATGGCAGCGAGAAGGAGACCATGCAGTTCCTGAACGACCGCCTGGCCAGCTACCTGGAGAAGGTGCATCAGCTGGAGCGGGACAACGCGGAGCTGGAGAACCTCATCCGGGAGCGGTCTCAGCAGCAGGAGCCCTTGCTGTGCCCCAGCTACCAGTCCTACTTCAAGACCATTGAGGAGCTCCAGCAGAAG ATCCTGTGCAGCAAGTCTGAGAATGCCAGGCTGGTGGTGCAGATCGACAATGCCAAGCTGGCTGCAGATGACTTCAGAACCAA GTACCAGACGGAGCAGTCCCTGCGGCAGCTGGTGGAGTCCGACATCAACAGCCTGCGCAGGATTCTGGATGAGCTGACCCTGTGCAGGTCTGACCTGGAGGCCCAGATGGAGTCCCTGAAGGAGGAGCTGCTGTCCCTCAAGCAGAACCATGAGCAG GAAGTCAACACCTTGCGCTGCCAGCTTGGAGACCGCCTCAACGTGGAGGTGGACGCTGCTCCCGCTGTGGACCTGAACCAGGTCCTGAACGAGACCAGGAGTCAGTATGAGGCCCTGGTGGAAACCAACCGCAGAGAAGTGGAGCAATGGTTCGCCACGCAG ACCGAGGAGCTGAACAAGCAGGTGGTATCCAGCTCGGAGCAGCTGCAGTCCTACCAGGCGGAGATCATCGAGCTGAGACGCACGGTCAATGCCCTGGAGATTGAGTTGCAGGCCCAGCACAACCTGGTGT ACTCTCTGGAAAACACGCTGACGGAGAGCGAGGCCCGCTACAGCTCCCAGCTGTCCCAGGTGCAGAGACTGATCACCAACGTGGAGTCCCAGCTGGCGGAGATCCGCAGTGACCTGGAGCGGCAGAACCAGGAGTATCAGGTGCTGCTGGACGTGCGGGCGCGGCTGGAGTGCGAGATCAACACGTACCGGAGCCTGCTGGAGAGCGAGGACTGCAA GCTGCCCTCCAACCCCTGCGCCACCACCAATGCATGTGAAAAGCCCATTGGATCCTGTGTCACCAATCCTTGTGGTCCTCGTTCCTGCTGTGGGCCTTGCAACACCTTTGGGTACTAG